Genomic segment of Paenibacillus sp. FSL R5-0623:
GTCATGGATTCTGGTAACTTTCTCCAGAGCAAGCGCTTCGGCGCAACGATTGAATGAAGTGTTTAATACGGAGGACACGTCGGAGACTGAACAGAATAAGGCAGTATCAGCGTCTGCACCATCTGCTGGATCTATGAAATCTTCGCATTTTCCGCAATCTGTATACCCGGCGAAGAAACAGCGCGCTGTGCAGGGAGCGGTTGAATTCCGCAGTGTAGGCTTCAGTTATCCGAATAGTGAAATTACAGTACTGGATAACATCACATTCACGGCAAAAGCGGGGGAGCGCATTGCCATTATGGGAGCAACTGGCTCAGGCAAATCTTCGCTCGTACAGCTCATTCCACGATTATACACAGAGGATCAAGGAAAGGTACGAATTGATGGTGCCGATGCATCAGAGCTGGATCTGTCCATGCTGCGTGGTGCGATTGGTTATGTACCTCAGGAGGTTGTCCTGTTTACCGGTTCCATACGGGAGAATATTGCCTGGGGTCAGGAAGATGCTACCTTGGATGAGATCGTGGAAGCCGCGAAGCGCGCGCAGATCCATGAAACGATTGAGAATTTACCAAACGGTTATGATACATTGCTGGGTCAACGGGGAGTGAATCTCTCCGGTGGACAGAAGCAGCGACTTTCCATTGCACGAGCACTGGTACGTAGACCAAGGATTCTGATTCTGGACGATAGCACAAGTGCACTGGATGTGGCTACAGAAGGCAGACTGCTGGATGCGCTGGAAGAGTTGTCATGTACCACGTTTATCATCACCCAGAAGATCAGTTCGACCACTTCGGCGGACCTGATTCTGCTGCTTGATGATGGACAACTCATTGGGCAAGGAAAACATGAAGACCTGATGGAATCGTCAGAGCTGTATCGTCGGATCCATGAATCACAATACGGGGAGGGTGCACAGCATGTTCAAAGCATTCATTGAGCCTTTCCGTCAGCCACCGCCACCGATTGATCCTGAGACGTTACGGTCAGGTGGTGGCCGCAAACCCAAGGC
This window contains:
- a CDS encoding ABC transporter ATP-binding protein; translation: MIKLLYYLKKYRVAAIAALVMMLIELAVELAQPYLISKIIDNGIQQGDLSVVWLWGGVLVGSAVVAFAAGIASSFFASHASLGFGYDLREKLYEKVQTFSYAVFNRFATSSLITRLTGDVTQVQDTVFMSLRFMTRVPLVVIGSMIMAVIVNPRLGLLLVVMVPVLLIVVVWMIKKAALLFRNVQRRLDAVNGVIQENLTGIRLIRVFVRMGHEIERFAGFSGKLMKGTISALRLTETTMPFMLLMMNVCIIAVLWFGRVDIASGNATVGEVVAVINYLLRTIGAMSALSWILVTFSRASASAQRLNEVFNTEDTSETEQNKAVSASAPSAGSMKSSHFPQSVYPAKKQRAVQGAVEFRSVGFSYPNSEITVLDNITFTAKAGERIAIMGATGSGKSSLVQLIPRLYTEDQGKVRIDGADASELDLSMLRGAIGYVPQEVVLFTGSIRENIAWGQEDATLDEIVEAAKRAQIHETIENLPNGYDTLLGQRGVNLSGGQKQRLSIARALVRRPRILILDDSTSALDVATEGRLLDALEELSCTTFIITQKISSTTSADLILLLDDGQLIGQGKHEDLMESSELYRRIHESQYGEGAQHVQSIH